A genomic window from Streptococcus sanguinis includes:
- a CDS encoding uracil-DNA glycosylase family protein — protein MHTIEDIAKAIMADPDNQKFTEQGIKPLFAAPKNARINIVGQAPGLKTQEAGLYWKDKSGDRLRKWLGVDEETFYNSGYFAVLPMDFYFPGHGKSGDLPPRKGFADKWHQPILELLPDIELTILIGQYAQKYYLHQKGNIKLTETVQHYQDYLPDFFPLVHPSPRNQIWMAKNPWFAEHVVPDLQKLIQKIIHQ, from the coding sequence ATGCATACAATAGAGGATATTGCTAAGGCCATCATGGCTGATCCAGATAATCAGAAATTTACGGAGCAGGGGATTAAGCCTCTTTTTGCGGCACCTAAGAATGCTCGGATTAACATTGTTGGTCAAGCGCCGGGGTTGAAAACCCAAGAGGCAGGGCTTTACTGGAAGGACAAGAGTGGTGACCGGCTGAGAAAATGGCTTGGTGTCGATGAAGAGACTTTTTATAATTCTGGATACTTTGCGGTTTTGCCCATGGATTTTTATTTTCCAGGACATGGGAAGTCTGGAGATTTACCACCTCGTAAGGGCTTTGCGGACAAATGGCATCAGCCGATTTTAGAGCTTTTGCCAGATATTGAGCTGACCATTTTGATTGGTCAGTATGCACAGAAATACTATCTGCATCAAAAAGGAAATATCAAGCTGACCGAGACGGTTCAGCATTATCAAGACTACCTGCCTGATTTTTTCCCTTTGGTTCACCCATCGCCCCGCAACCAAATTTGGATGGCTAAAAATCCTTGGTTTGCAGAGCATGTTGTGCCAGATTTACAAAAATTGATACAAAAGATTATTCATCAATAA
- a CDS encoding prolyl-tRNA synthetase associated domain-containing protein: protein MDAYQQVANKLQELGITFDVVEHPPAFTTEQADAFIEGIEGVRTKTMFLTNKKKTQYYLLIMDDKKSLDMDLFKELVSANRIRMASADSLFEKMQLPPGTVSPFGLLNNKGKDIQVYFDKEIINEERMSFHPNTNEKTIFVSTTDLFKFLQDLGYSYQVLEL from the coding sequence ATGGATGCTTATCAACAAGTAGCTAATAAGTTGCAAGAGTTGGGGATTACCTTTGATGTGGTGGAGCACCCACCTGCATTTACCACAGAGCAAGCAGACGCCTTTATTGAAGGAATCGAGGGCGTTCGAACCAAGACCATGTTTTTGACCAATAAGAAGAAAACTCAGTATTACCTGCTGATTATGGATGACAAGAAAAGTCTGGATATGGACTTGTTTAAAGAGCTGGTTTCAGCCAACCGTATTCGCATGGCTTCAGCGGATTCTCTCTTCGAAAAAATGCAGCTGCCACCAGGAACTGTATCGCCTTTTGGTCTGCTAAACAATAAGGGAAAGGATATTCAAGTTTATTTTGATAAAGAGATTATCAACGAAGAACGCATGAGTTTCCATCCTAATACCAATGAAAAGACTATCTTTGTCTCTACAACAGATTTGTTTAAATTCTTGCAAGATTTGGGCTACTCTTACCAAGTGCTGGAGCTGTAA